ctacaaataatatttgtcaGACTTCTTATGACATACCACCAAAGTGGGTTATTTTTTATAGTTCGTTAATCCAGAAGGTTAAGTTCAAGGTGATTTCTTTCTATCGTCTTTAAAGTAGTATTTGTAGATGTTATCAATGTTTTTGGGAAGTCCTGATATGGTTAATTATGTCAATTTATAATCATAATTGCTTTTGCGATATGGTTTTACTGTCTGTCGACCCTTGTTTTTTCTGAATGATCCTAATAAATCCGAATTTTCTCATATCAGAAGATATAGCtaatgaaattattgaaatctctTTGTAGTCTGTTTTCGCATTATCATAAGCTTATATAGTGCCGCTATTGGAAAGTACCATGttcactaaattttataattttttaatctcaCTTGTTTATAAAAGAAGTCATAAATTGGGCAGTATTCGATGTGATCACTTCTAAAAATTCGATATACGTTTTGTTGTTAAGTGGTTAGGTCGTATTCCATATCTAAATTGCTATTAGGAGACATATTTTATGCCTTTTAGTAACCGTTTATTTATCTTGGTAACCGTTATATTATTACTAACGCAGTTATTGTACAAATAGAAATGAAAACATATTAAAACTGATCTAAGTTAATATCCGCTTACCCACATTTTCGTTCAGATCTGCTTGCTGATGACACAGGCACGCTTCGAGGAGAACTTGGACAAGTTCATTAAATCACGCATATGTGGTTTTCCATGAGCAATCGAAGTGAagtgcatataaattataattgtatatagTGTTTTATTTGAATATGAGGTGTCAAGCAAGTGTTATAACACTGCATTGTAAATACGCATAAAATCTCGCGAGTGTGTGTAAATGTGAAAGTAATTGAAGGTGGAGCACATGAAATCAATAATCAAAATAGCCAATGCAAATCTATTAATAGATATTTATACGCACAAGCGCAGCATCGCAGCGAGAAGGTGAACAAGCACTCACAATTGACGTCACACATGGACCGTATGACAACGTCGTCGTCGCAAAATCccttctaaataaatataaatatttttgttcttattATGATTGGATGAAAGATGGGAAGCAATCAATTATCTAATAAATGCAATGTCATATTCATGATACTCGGTATAAGTGTGTGTTAGAATTTCTAGTATAGCAATGGTGTATCGAAAATGACCATGACAATGACAATGACAGTGACAAAGCACAGTTCTTTATAAGAGCTTTTAAACAAGGTAAACTCTAAGTGTGCTCTAAAATAAAtcgatttattataattttacatatttttcaattccaaAATTTCGAATCTTTTTTTATCGCTTTTGCTAGAGCTTACACAATGCAGACAATGAAATTTCTAGGCGAACACTAGGATTGTTCTACATTTTTTCTCTGCGTGGAGATTTAAAGCTTGTTGATATGTTATGTCGCGTTTCGTTTTAAGAGAATGACATTTCGATAGTTCTGTCATAAGCCAGCAGTTgtcttttatatttgttgtctTATTGCCGTCTTTTATACTTTCATTTAGATTAAATACcgatattatttcaattttattctgGTAAATCCGTTTAAGGAACTAGTAATGCCTAGGAATAACTGTGAAAGATCGCTTTTGAAAACTCCAATGTTTACTGTACTAAGGGTTTAtgtgttttatgatttttatcttgaaaagttgaaaattctATGACAATGAgttaaattagtttaatttgaTTGACGTTAAGGCAAACATTGAGACCTCTAGTAATCCAGCTGCTTTAATGTATTAATTTGGAAAATGATGGAAATCTAGAATAGAATTTAGCATGAGAATTCAGCAAAAACCATTTGATAGGTATCTGATctgttgtacatatttacagtaCATATATGAAAGCGGAACtctaatcaccataatccacaaaaaaccaTCCGAGTtaaggagaacttcgagttcgCGAAGTTCGAGTTACGGAAGTTTAActgtactatttatttatttattaaattcatatttttttcttctctggggtttttttataccctgaacagggtttattaagtttgtcacgaagtttgtaaaacccagaaggaagcgtcggaggccctataaagtatatatataaatgatcagtatgttgaactgagtcgatttagctatgttcgtctgtctgtccgttcgtccgtctgtctgtctgtatatatacgaacctgtccttcagtttttaagatatcgttttgaaattttgcagatgttattttctcttcaagaagctgctcatttgtcggaactgccgatatcggaccactatatcatatagctgccatacaaactgaacgatcggaatcaatggcttgtatggaaaacttccgcattttactacatatcttcacgaaatttggtgtgagttattgttcatacaaataatttaatctgcgaaaaaattgttcagatcgcttcactatagcatatagctgccatactaaccgaacgatcggaatcaatggcttgtatggaaaattttcgcatttgacgtggtagcttcacgaaatttgacatgcattactgcttaaggtaataatataatctgcgaagaaattgttcagatcggttaactatataaccttaatgtttctagcaaacaacccggctaaaaagaattagaaaaatgttttctttagatttgcttaaacacatagttactaaaagaaatgcacctgtgaagagtATATTagtttcggtacagccgaagttaacgttttttcttgttttctataTAATCTTTCACTTAAACCATTTCGAActctataaaaataatgttcttAATAGAACTGATTAGTGGTTGGTTGGTCGTAAGCGGCGCTCTTAAACCAAGAATAGGTCAAAAACTTTAAGAATCTTTAATAGATTTATAAATTTCTGATCAAatctaataattaattataaaaatagctAAGTTCTTACTGCTTTAATGATATGACCTTGAAATTCCTACACTTCTCAGAGAAGATTTATAATTATAGTATGTCAAAAATGTCTGAAAACAAAGtccaaagtaatttatttttaattcttttttattttattttctattcttAATTTGTTTGGAGCgcaaaattaagtaatatttcaaaattgtttgcgCATTATATAAAGAAGAGATGCTGaagttaatttatatgtataagtaattCATATGCAtaacataaataacaaaatttaaatacaaaggaAAATACAGTAAGAGTAATAGTTATAGGTTATTTGGCAGTAGCGCATGAAGGAAGTTACATACTTTGTATTTCATACCCATTATGAATACAAGCGAATATggtaatacatatttaattctcCTCATAATCATATTCATCGAGATTGTCATCGCTGCGGTTGCGTATGATTTTTGTGCTATTGTTCacactgctgctgccgctgatgCCACCGCTGccactactgctgctgctgctaatgCCGCTATTATTGCCATTTACATTGCTGCCAATGTTGGTGTTGtatgtgttgctgttgtatttgttgtagttgttcttATAGCTAGCATCCACTGCGCTTGTACTTCCACCATAACTGGTTGTGGACGTGTTATTCTTAATGCTGCCAACACTGCTGCTGCCGCCACGATTGCTAGTGCTAGTGCTGGTGCTGCTGCCAGAGCTgccagcattgttgttgctgttgctgttcacATTGCCGCGTCCACGGTAATCACGTCCGCTTGCCTTTGTGACGGCTACCACATCATTCGGGCTGTCATAATCACCATAACCGTCCAGGCATACGCGATTGCATTCCTCCAACGTTTTGAAGTTGTTGACGTTGCCCGCACAGCCGCCAAAGTAGAACATGGCGCACTTCATGCGACGCATATCGAAATAGTAGCGCTTCACTTTGGCCCGACAGTAGCCAAAGTCCATGGGCATAAGACATGTTTCCGGTATGCCTGCAATGAGAATGCAAAGCCATGTAGtataaattggaaaaaaaccaacacacacatacatacaaacacatctatatgtatatgtaaatgcaagTGTGTATTGTATATTGCATGCAAAATTATTGCTGCTTGATGTCATCACCGTTGCGATGACTTACTTAGTTGGAAtgtaattataacaacaacaagttacaCAGGTACTCCATACAAAGCTCCGTTCTGTTATTGCAGATACACAGGAGATTAATTATGATTAATTGCTTTAAATGAAGTGGCATGCATGCAATGTGTTGAAAAGAAcctaactatttatttataaatttataataagcaTACAGAAGTGAACAAATCGTGATTGCGTGTGGAAAGAAGTCACCGACTTGTCAGATAGTTTAACACTTCTTTATGATATGCAGTTTCtttgcaaattaaattcaataccCTCGAAGTAACAACAACTCAGTTTTTTTAACTATGTCCGCTTCCAGCTTAATACCCTCTAAGTAACAACAACTTGACTGTTCGTATGTAAATCGGTTGCTGTGGTTATACGGAACTTCTCATTTTGGAGTTCAGTTCAGGAGaagtaaatcaatttaaaattcattacaTTTCAATGCTTTTATAGTTTGGGTTCCTGTTGCAACCGTCTTTCTTCTATTAGTCATTTAtctaatttgttatttattactcATTACACACCCTTATGCCTTCGGAAGCTTTGATCCACATAATGCATGCACCTCGTATGAAAGTTTTAGTTAACTTAAGCTTATCAAATCAAAAGATTTACTTTGAAACATTCGTGGGGGCATACTTTTTCTAAAACGACCTATGTAATACATCACTTTACTAGGCAAGCTTTAAAGATAGATGTTAAATTAACCCCCTAGTGCGTGTATCGACTGGTGGTAGGATAGACTCCAGTCGATTGAGTCGATTATACTTTATTTTGCTATTGTGTTGTGTAACTTGatcgacaaaattcaaaaatttctaacGATTAAAAAATTGTCGACAATTGAGCGATTGAAAAGCATTCACAGTCGATGATTGAGCGACTGATCGTCACTCGCAATAGCACCTATTGATAGGGATAAGTGAGAGTTCTAAGGAATACAGTCCATTCTTCCGTTGCCCTAAATTCAACAGAATTTTAAGGATTACATATTTGTGTTTAAGCTGGTTATGTCGTCAAAACATTTCACATAGTTTATCGGGTATTACTTCAAAAGTCTTTTGAAGTTGAAATTCGGACCCCTTTTATTTCATGCAAACGGGATATAAGGGCTCTCGATCATATATGTCTAAAATTTCGATAATATCACATGGAATGAATATCTCCACTACAGCCTCCCAAATTGACAAaatcatacaaatatgtacttaGTAAGACTCTCTGAACCATGTACCTTGAATCAGTCAGAAATCCCACTGATGTGGTGAAGACTATAACAACTCGATGAATATCTGAACCGGCACTTTTATAGAATTATTAACTCCGGAATCGCATAAAGAGTAAGACGGATTAGAAAAGAAATAATCTGCTTGAATAGTTTTATAATTTACTAACCACAGTTTTAGAAAACAAAGCTGGAATGATATTGCTGCAGAATAATGATCAACCAGAATATTGTTTCAATGTTAGAATCCTCAACAATGCTTAAGGGTTTAaatgggttttgtcgcgtaaaaatggcctattttcaatattttttttcatgtaaaaaattatatattcaattcaaacttttttatgtcttatatatacatatttaaagaataatttcagaaattcttgacaggatcatccgaaatgaaaaaaacagaaataagtgttttaggtaagtccataatctcgtgcttgaacgcaggaaagacaaaaaacttaaaaattggaattttggtagacattattccaaaaaaataaaaatttcgttcaaatttgcttgcatttgttttttttttttaaatagttgtaattaaaaaaaataaaataaaatccttcgttcaagcacgagtaaattgtatctctcacacctgttcaaaatttcatcaagatcggttaagtattatagttttcgaaaaaatttgacaacccactttgaaaacacggttccgagaaaaacacttttaaagttttgagtaacaatagtgtctgacttggagcgcataccttccaaaggctgtatctccgaaaatattattcggatcgacggaaatttaggacaatatttttgagttgttgtagaaattaataagccaaaaaccaAAGccgattttttgaatccacgaaacccatgaaACCCCTTAAGTGGAATGGTTCGAAAAATTCAGAAATCTgtcgcaatttttaagaaaataattatctGAAAGGATCTATAACGGTTGTGAACTCAAGAGATGATCttaatgaaagtgaaaattaaagaatccGTGTGCAACAAGCCTTCAATATGTTTCAAGAACTTAAGCACTTGCTTTCTCACTGTCGAACCATCTGTGGATCACTGAGTCTGTTCAGCATTACAGGACAGCAATTACGCATACAAAATAGCCTTCTCAATTAAAGCGgtatttggaaatttattttcttataacttttgaaagaaACTGCCTCGTAAACAGGATTTTGAAAATTGACCTCAATAACAACGCTTGGTTGTGTCTGGGCTAGTgttttttcgtttcgttttttcAATCTGCATCAATAATGTTAATTTGTCCAGTATGAAACTGGTTCACATTTCGATTGCATTCAAAAACGACACATTCCGCTAGCAATTAACGCATTTCTGCAGTCCGGTCAACAAATTGCACttgttattttctataaaacaacaacaatttaaa
This portion of the Zeugodacus cucurbitae isolate PBARC_wt_2022May chromosome 3, idZeuCucr1.2, whole genome shotgun sequence genome encodes:
- the LOC105210790 gene encoding uncharacterized protein DDB_G0283357, with amino-acid sequence MKMHLFVSCLLLISVVLHGGLAASASTVGLYAPDRYDGIPETCLMPMDFGYCRAKVKRYYFDMRRMKCAMFYFGGCAGNVNNFKTLEECNRVCLDGYGDYDSPNDVVAVTKASGRDYRGRGNVNSNSNNNAGSSGSSTSTSTSNRGGSSSVGSIKNNTSTTSYGGSTSAVDASYKNNYNKYNSNTYNTNIGSNVNGNNSGISSSSSSGSGGISGSSSVNNSTKIIRNRSDDNLDEYDYEEN